A single Acropora palmata chromosome 5, jaAcrPala1.3, whole genome shotgun sequence DNA region contains:
- the LOC141880718 gene encoding uncharacterized protein LOC141880718 has translation MVSGQAIIFAIILAVVLQAKSSYVPSKVTELRAKRSPCGPSCAPTCAPLCEPTCCVPLPPPPPPPPPPPPPPPPPPSCPPICVQLSPIQAGPCPDMCQQVGCCAPPPPPVMPPPPPPVPPPVQPPPPCPPGCPSACYPACSQKCCNPPPLPPLLPPQPPMPPPCQPSCAPTCCPGLPPPPMMMPPPQPMFMPPPAPMMMPPQPTMCPPPCARSCLPSCKPECCDKKKRDAER, from the exons ATGGTATCTGGGCAAGCGATTATATTCGCTATTATTCTTGCCGTAGTTCTTCAAGCAAAGAGTTCTTATG TTCCCTCGAAGGTTACAGAACTGAGGGCCAAGA GGAGTCCATGTGGACCAAGTTGTGCTCCAACCTGTGCACCCCTTTGTGAGCCGACATGCTGTGTCCCGCTTCcgcctcctcctcctcctcctcccccGCCGCCACCTCCACCTCCACCTCCCCCATCCTGTCCACCAATCTGCGTCCAATTGTCACCTATTCAGGCAGGACCATGCCCTGATATGTGTCAACAAGTTGGCTGCTGTGCCCCACCTCCTCCTCCAGTCATGCCACCGCCTCCGCCTCCTGTACCCCCTCCGGTTCAGCCACCACCACCATGTCCACCTGGCTGTCCCTCGGCTTGTTACCCAGCTTGCTCTCAAAAGTGCTGTAATCCCCCGCCTCTTCCACCCCTACTCCCACCACAGCCTCCTATGCCGCCGCCGTGTCAGCCGTCATGCGCTCCTACTTGCTGCCCAGGGCTTCCTCCTCCACCAATGATGATGCCACCGCCGCAGCCTATGTTCATGCCTCCACCTGCCCCCATGATGATGCCACCACAACCTACTATGTGCCCGCCTCCATGTGCTAGATCTTGCTTACCGTCATGCAAGCCCGAATGCTGTGACAAGAAAAAGCGTGACGCTGAACGATAA